One Stenotrophomonas oahuensis genomic region harbors:
- the hemA gene encoding glutamyl-tRNA reductase: MTLWVLGLNHQTAPVELRERASFGGDALPRALASLRDTPQVAEAVLLSTCNRTELYAVAESGDALAQWLESQAGQLQGYLYQHADADAVRHLFRVATGLDSMVLGEPQILGQVKDAWAIARDNGLLGQRLDRLFQQTFSVAKRARTDTRVGANPISVASTAVRLAQNSFARLEDSTVLLVGAGETIELAARHLSEGRVRRLLIANRTLAHAQELASRHGGVALPLTELERHLGEADVVFSATAAREPVITRAQVAAALKTRKHKPMLLFDLAVPRDIEAAVGELQDAFLYTVDDLERAVEDNRRSRREAAAEAEAIIELQVARFVETLQANAHQAPLRQLRAYGEATRAEMLDKARQQLANGKSPEEVLELLAHGLTNRLLHPPTAALRAAALSGDTELTRAAERLFPAKPGYQHPVVRNDDADPAP; encoded by the coding sequence ATGACCCTGTGGGTGCTCGGACTGAACCACCAGACCGCGCCAGTGGAGCTGCGCGAACGCGCCTCTTTTGGCGGCGACGCGCTGCCGCGGGCGCTGGCCTCGCTGCGCGACACCCCACAGGTGGCCGAAGCCGTGCTGCTGTCCACCTGCAACCGCACCGAGCTGTACGCGGTGGCCGAATCCGGTGATGCGCTGGCGCAGTGGCTGGAAAGCCAAGCCGGCCAGCTGCAGGGGTATCTGTACCAGCACGCGGACGCCGATGCGGTGCGCCACCTGTTCCGGGTCGCCACCGGGTTGGACTCGATGGTGCTGGGCGAGCCGCAGATCCTGGGCCAGGTGAAGGACGCCTGGGCCATCGCGCGCGACAACGGCCTGCTCGGCCAGCGCCTGGACCGGCTGTTCCAGCAGACCTTCTCGGTGGCCAAGCGCGCCCGCACCGACACCCGGGTCGGGGCCAATCCGATCTCGGTGGCCTCCACCGCGGTGCGCCTGGCGCAGAACTCGTTCGCGCGGCTGGAAGATTCCACCGTGCTGCTGGTCGGTGCCGGCGAGACGATCGAGCTGGCCGCCCGCCACCTCAGTGAAGGTCGCGTGCGTCGCCTGCTGATCGCCAACCGGACGCTGGCCCATGCGCAGGAACTGGCCAGCCGCCATGGCGGCGTAGCGCTGCCGCTGACCGAGCTCGAACGCCACCTGGGCGAGGCCGACGTGGTGTTCTCGGCCACCGCCGCGCGCGAGCCGGTGATCACCCGCGCACAGGTTGCCGCCGCGCTGAAGACCCGCAAGCACAAGCCGATGCTGCTGTTCGACCTAGCCGTGCCGCGCGACATCGAAGCGGCCGTGGGCGAACTGCAGGATGCCTTCCTGTATACCGTGGACGATCTGGAACGCGCGGTGGAAGACAACCGCCGCAGTCGTCGCGAGGCCGCCGCCGAAGCCGAAGCGATCATTGAACTGCAGGTGGCCCGATTCGTCGAAACGCTGCAGGCCAATGCCCACCAGGCCCCGCTGCGGCAGCTGCGCGCCTATGGCGAGGCCACCCGCGCCGAGATGCTGGACAAGGCCCGGCAGCAGCTGGCCAACGGCAAATCGCCCGAGGAAGTCCTGGAGCTGCTGGCGCATGGCCTGACCAATCGCCTGCTGCACCCGCCCACCGCTGCCCTGCGCGCTGCCGCACTGAGCGGCGATACTGAACTGACCCGCGCTGCCGAGCGCCTGTTCCCGGCCAAGCCGGGGTATCAACACCCTGTTGTGAGGAATGATGACGCCGACCCTGCGCCGTAA
- the prfA gene encoding peptide chain release factor 1, with protein MTPTLRRKLEALAERREELERLLADPAVVNDNERFRNFSREFAQLEPVATALADEARAHADLAAAEAMRADPDLRELADEEIAAAQQRLQELDGALALLLVPRDPRDDSNLFLEVRAGTGGDEAAIFAGDLFRMYARFAERQGWKVEIESDNPGEHGGYKEIVARVVGRGAFSKLKFESGTHRVQRVPATESQGRIHTSAATVAIIPEVDDVDEVVINPADLKVDTFRSSGAGGQHVNKTESAIRITHVPTGVVVECQTERSQHANRDKAMKRLKAQLLDTERSKQAAAQAESRRLQVGSGDRSQRIRTYSFPQGRITDHRVEGLTLYDLPNIMTGDLDALVNRLSHEHQADELARLSEG; from the coding sequence ATGACGCCGACCCTGCGCCGTAAGCTGGAAGCCCTGGCCGAGCGCCGCGAGGAACTTGAACGTCTGCTGGCCGACCCTGCGGTGGTCAACGACAACGAGCGCTTCCGCAACTTCTCGCGCGAGTTCGCGCAGCTTGAGCCGGTCGCCACCGCGCTGGCCGACGAAGCGCGCGCCCACGCCGACCTGGCCGCCGCCGAGGCCATGCGCGCCGACCCGGACCTGCGCGAGCTGGCCGACGAGGAGATCGCTGCCGCCCAGCAGCGCCTGCAGGAACTGGACGGCGCGCTGGCGCTGCTGCTGGTGCCGCGCGACCCGCGGGATGACAGCAACCTGTTCCTGGAAGTGCGCGCGGGAACCGGCGGCGATGAAGCGGCGATCTTTGCCGGCGACCTGTTCCGCATGTACGCGCGCTTTGCCGAACGCCAGGGCTGGAAGGTCGAGATCGAATCGGACAATCCTGGCGAACATGGTGGTTACAAGGAAATCGTGGCGCGCGTGGTCGGGCGCGGCGCGTTCTCCAAGCTGAAGTTCGAATCGGGCACGCACCGCGTGCAGCGCGTGCCGGCGACCGAATCGCAGGGCCGCATCCATACCTCCGCAGCCACGGTGGCGATCATCCCCGAAGTCGACGATGTCGATGAGGTGGTGATCAATCCGGCCGACCTGAAGGTGGACACGTTCCGCTCATCCGGCGCGGGCGGCCAGCACGTCAACAAGACCGAGTCGGCGATCCGCATCACCCACGTTCCGACCGGCGTGGTGGTGGAATGCCAGACCGAACGCAGCCAGCACGCCAACCGCGACAAGGCGATGAAGCGTTTGAAGGCCCAGCTGCTCGACACCGAACGCAGCAAGCAGGCCGCCGCACAGGCCGAGAGCCGTCGCCTGCAGGTCGGCAGCGGCGACCGCAGCCAGCGCATCCGCACCTACAGCTTCCCGCAGGGTCGGATCACCGACCACCGCGTGGAAGGGCTGACCCTGTACGACCTGCCCAACATCATGACGGGTGACCTCGATGCCCTGGTCAACCGGCTCAGCCACGAGCACCAGGCCGACGAACTGGCCCGGCTGTCCGAAGGCTGA